The Streptomyces kanamyceticus DNA segment CCCGCTGGAACGTGTTCGCCACCGCGGTCAACAACAACGGCGACAAGCACCGCGAGGAGTACCTCAAGTCGGAGGCCCGCCTGAAGCGTGCCGCCCGCCTGACCACCAACGCCTCCCCCGAGCCCGTCAAGAAGGGCAAGACCATCACGGTCACCGGCGCCCTGACCCGCGCCAACTGGGAGACCTCGAAGTACGCGGGCTACACCAAGCAGGACGTGAAGCTGCAGTACAAGAAGAAGGGCACCAGCAGCTACACCACGCTCAAGACGGTCAAGTCCGACACCAAGGGCAACCTCAAGACCACGGTGAAGGCGTCCGCCGACGGCTACTTCCGCTACGTCTTCGCGGGCACCTCCACCACCCCGTCCGTGACGTCGACCAGTGACTTCGTCGACGTCCGCTAGTCCGCCCGCCCGCTAGGCGGGAAAGCGGCGGTCCACCCAGCGGTAGACGAACTCGATGGCCCCCGCGGCCACCGCCGCGATCGCGACCGCCGCCCACGGCATCGTCGTGCCCACCAGCTTCAGCTGGAAGAAGTCCTGGAGCCAGGGCACGGTCATGACGAGCAGGAAGCCGAGACCCATCGCGCCGATCAGGCAGAGCCGCCACCACGTGTAGGGGCGGGCGATGATGGCGAGGACCCACATGGCGATCAGGAACAGCGCCAGGGTCGCCGCACTGGTCTCGGCTTCCCGCGCGCCCGCGCCCGTGTAGTGGTGCCGGGCGAGCAGGTACGTCACGAAGGTGGCGACGCCCGCGATGACACCGCCCGGGATCGCGTACCGCATGACCCTGCGTACGAAGTGGGGCTTGGCCCGCTCCTTGTTGGGGGCGAGGGCCAGGAAGAACGCGGGGATGCCGATGGTGAGGGTGGAGAGCAGCGTCAGGTGCCTCGGCAGGAAGAGGTACTCCACCTGCGAGCAGACCACCAGGAGCGCGATGACGACCGAGTAGACGGTCTTCACCAGGAACAGCGTCGCCACGCGCGTGATGTTGCCGATGACGCGGCGGCCCTCGGCGACCACCGAGGGCAGCGTCGCGAAGCTGTTGTTGAGGAGCACGATCTGGGCGACCGCCCGCGTCGCCTCCGAGCCCGAGCCCATGGACACGCCGATGTCGGCGTCCTTCAGGGCGAGCACGTCGTTCACGCCGTCGCCGGTCATCGCCACCGTGTGGCCGTGCGACTGGAGGGCGCCCACCATGTCGCGCTTCTGCTGGGGGGTGACCCGGCCGAAGACGGTGTTGTCGTCGAGGGCCTGGGCCAGCTCCTCCTTGTCGGCGGGGAGCCTGCGCGCGTCCACGGTGTTCTCCGCGCCGGGCAGCCCGAGCTTGCCCGCGACCGCGCCCACCGAGACCGCGTTGTCACCGGAGATGACCTTGGCGGCGACGTCCTGCTCCTCGAAGTAGCGCAGGGTGTCGGCGGCGTCGGGGCGAAGGCGCTGTTCGAGGACGACCAGGGCGGTGGCCTTGGCCCCCGCGGCCACCTCGGGGTCGTCGAGGGTGCCTGCCGCGCGGGCGAGGAGCAGCACGCGCAGGCCCTGCTGGTTGAGTCCCTCGATCTCGGCGAGGGAGGGGTCGCCTTCGGGAAGCAGTACGTCGGGGGCGCCGAGCAGCCACGTCGATTCGGTGCCGTCGCCCTCGCTGAAGGAGGCCCCGCTGTACTTGCGCGCCGAGGAGAAGGGCAGCGATTCGGTGCAGCGCCACTCGTCGGTGTCGGGGTAGGCGTCGATGATCGCCTGGAGGGACGCGTTGGGCCGCGGGTCGGATTCGCCGAGCGCGCCGAGGACCGTACGGACGTACGCCTCGTCGC contains these protein-coding regions:
- a CDS encoding cation-translocating P-type ATPase, encoding MTHIDAGAELDPVHPVPPPHGRSTGLTTAEVAERVARGEVNDVPIRSSRSLSEIVRANVFTRFNAIIGVLWVVMLFVAPIQDSLFGYVIIANTGIGIIQEWRAKKTLDSLAVIGEAKPTVRRDGKACEISTSEIVLGDVIELGPGDKIVVDGEAVETDSLEIDESLLTGEADPVIKKPGDKMMSGSFVVAGGGAFTATRVGREAYAAQLAEEASRFTLVHSELRTGISTILKYVTWLMIPTSIGLVLSQLVAKDDNFKESVAYTVGGIVPMIPEGLVLLTSVAFAIGVIRLGRQQCLVQELPAIEGLARIDTVCLDKTGTLTEGGMDVTELRPLNGSDEAYVRTVLGALGESDPRPNASLQAIIDAYPDTDEWRCTESLPFSSARKYSGASFSEGDGTESTWLLGAPDVLLPEGDPSLAEIEGLNQQGLRVLLLARAAGTLDDPEVAAGAKATALVVLEQRLRPDAADTLRYFEEQDVAAKVISGDNAVSVGAVAGKLGLPGAENTVDARRLPADKEELAQALDDNTVFGRVTPQQKRDMVGALQSHGHTVAMTGDGVNDVLALKDADIGVSMGSGSEATRAVAQIVLLNNSFATLPSVVAEGRRVIGNITRVATLFLVKTVYSVVIALLVVCSQVEYLFLPRHLTLLSTLTIGIPAFFLALAPNKERAKPHFVRRVMRYAIPGGVIAGVATFVTYLLARHHYTGAGAREAETSAATLALFLIAMWVLAIIARPYTWWRLCLIGAMGLGFLLVMTVPWLQDFFQLKLVGTTMPWAAVAIAAVAAGAIEFVYRWVDRRFPA